taagttaTTCCTCATCCCCAGGGGCGGATCTATGTGAACGGGTAGGGGATGCCATGGCACCCAATGATCtcgaaattatatatatatatatatatatatatatatatatatatatatatatatatatatatatatatattgactttGCCACCCACAACATGAAATGGCGAACGACTTAATTAGCGCAGGAGACGCCTGTCATAGTTTGAGTGCAGGTTCAAAACCTTGCTTGCTGCACTATTTTTTGGCCCGCAGGtgactctttttctttctttcttttttttctttttttttttatgtcttttttcatTAACGTGTTAAGGGTATTTACTGTTTTTTCTTGCattcattcttatttatttgttaccAGGTAAATTACTAGTGCTTTGCACGAGATTGAACTATGTTATTAAGCTCACATTGATCATTCAGTAATATTCAGATTTTCGATATATACACTACATTGTCAAGATTATTTTGGCAATCTAAAATCTTAAAAgtgctatatttttttatacaaaatttatgagttattgatacaatcaaatttacttctcgaaaagaagtaaaagCGATCACATCAAGTAAAGTTCCCAACTAGtaaggttgggatcattcccacgaggaaaatggttcagacttaactttattctattaatacttttatttaatcaattattttccgaaaacaaataactaaaggggtttttgattaataaaagcaattagctaaattaaagtaaacaagtaaCAGGTTTaagtattggagtttaatcaaataatgagagtaactagggcgtGTGTTCCCACAGGCTCCCAACCCAGTAATtttagctataacaatcctttcctagtatcttgcatgcaaagtcaTAAGTTAAGTATCTCTAAATGCTTGGTCCGTCATCTAGAgccttggttcggctacgtgtgttgcgtTACTAAatcttatctttacctcatattaagcatcatattcgatatttgactaagttgtaaCTTCGTACCAagcgacactagcctattagatagtatacactaaatctatgttgataattcttttcgtaatatctacctccttggttcagcaagtagcaataagacgagttctaacgttggtcatccgttaaaaagacttctaagtgaaagaattagcaatacatgcaagacactattctagaattgttatttagctagattttacctttttatttatCCATGGTTCcgacaaccctagttatggagtttagttacccatgctaataatcacataattcatattgataatataagaattcatgcacttacatTTATGAGGATGAAGAAAATtcagaaattcacttgaataaTTCACAAAAAACACCAAAACTTGATTCCATAAAAGTATGATCAAATACGAAAATCAAGAGTTCAATACTTAAACAAGAGAACtgaaaaatatccaaaagtctaaccccaaaaactagggtttttgaactatttataataaaataaaacataataaaaggaCTCTATTTAAGGTAAATCTATCCAAAACGTGTTTGAATCGACGATCcttgtgacagaccgtcatggacacgacggatTGTCGTGGGCTCCGTCATCCATACTTGGCATAAATttttgctgctttcttcatcaactttCTGTTACCCTCGACGGACAGATATAACGGACCATTGCAAGCACGACGATCCGTCAAGGGGTTCCGTTCCACAACACTTAGACACTTCTTGAAATTGGGTATTGGAACTTCTCTCTGACAACCACGACGAATATGCAGGACGGTTCGTCATGgctatgaaggtccgtcatgAGCTTCCgtagtcccacacttggtcagacttccccaacTTCCTTTAGCAGCAATTTTCTTCTCACTACggtgccacctacggaccgtaacaGTCACGACAGACCATTGTAGGCTCCGTAGATGGTCACTTCTGCAATTTCTGCTCAAATCCTCCGCGTTctcctttggacagatttcctgcaaataaagagaaacctacataaaaaatcaatacaaaaaggttttagacactttaacttaaggaaaagacattgaaagtaccgtgaaaccacggtacatcaacaccctcaatctaaatttgttgtttgtcctcaagcgacgcactatgactcactacaaaatctttgtacaagagtatTTGTCTTTTgactttcgcaatcatttggctgtAAATCCTGATTATTCTCATTATGCTCATGCATGCTATCAATATTaagcttgaattatgtggatcagaccatgacacagactctcCACAActtgacacctatcctcttcgaTCTCTCACCTAGGTGCTAATTTTTCCGATATTGCAACttgtgtcctcacttcaaaataacatcctcatttttcacataatgatttcagtttgagtattaggattacttttcaatacTCGCTCTCAAAATAACTTCACAactcatttatacatatttcCATAGGCTTGaccttattttcaatattttaagttcgctataacaactcttaggatcacgataggactttcttagcttttAACATAGGCTAAGgatcaggtagggtatatttaggtatattttagtgacttgttgtcctccttgacatatcggttAAGCGTCCCACCTTTTCATCATTCTATTACGCcctttttcttatattctttcaccttgctattttcgcttttttcttcttttgtgtaagtgactcttttattttattgcttgtatttattatatatactttttcaactggttcttgagtcacttttcttttgttctttctctctctttgttctttcaaccccactttccggagcattcctcataatagccaccctcaactcatggcttttccatgagtcaaagtacacaatacccaaagttgggccAGGTCCAAGACAAGGTTGTTTTCtgcattatccaccctcaacttatgcttttggcataagctgaggtgcacatgtccaaggatggaccagggccaacacattattcatagaaaagatcagttggggtgaaaaagaaaggtctattttaagatcaaatcatttggatGAAAAAGGTATTaatttcattcaattttatgttatttaggctaaagattggctatattgaacaaagGGCTATGATtatttcctaattgtctattacaacttacttttagtaggactaaccaggcaaatTCTAGCTCACTaaaaatagtggactattcaaattttcctcacactcacttgacatctcattactcttctaccagattatcagatgcctagttcgagtcttagacttagggtcatgcagtggtgtatctctatgacatgcttagagccacacatttatcaattactatgcttagtcatgcatcattttcattacattagATATCATTTctattttagccatcatgcttcagagttatactatgtacacaagatatataCATGCCAgttcaacaataacaataatcagtctcttaaggaaaaagaacacaggcaagaaaatctcaaaagaggatcgtgagttgggtTATTTAGACTTTGCCTTAGCACTCACTCTCCATTTATCCCACCCCCAataaaaagatatgcaattgtccccagcATAAAAGAATCCAAAATAATAGAGTgttaggtgaagcaaacctgaggtgCAAAGCACCGttgatcaacaagctggtgggtccggtgtCCCGGAACCCACttcctctgtaatctggacaccctcagtagtgccctCAGCATCAACatcaccctcagtagtgcctctCTCAACAATCACAACACCATAAGTAGTGCTCTTCTCTGCCTCAACAACTCTAGAGCTAGACACCCCAGCAGCCAACTGAatatttaggtatattttagtgacttgttgccctccttgacatatcggttAAGTGTCCTACCTTTTCATCATTCTATTACGCCCTTTTTCTTATATtgtttcaccttgctatttcccttctttcttcttttgtgtaagtgactattttcttttcttgcttgtatttattatatatatttttttcaactggttcttgagtcacttttcttttgttctttctctctctttgttctttcaaccccactttccggagcattcctcataatagccaccctcaactcatggctttgccatgactCAAACTACACagtacccaaagttgggtcagggccaagacaaggttgttttctgcattatccaccctcaacttatgcttttggcataagttgaggtgcacatgtccaaggatggaccagggccaacacattattcctagaaaagatcagttgtgggtgaaaaagaaaggtctattttaagatcaaatcatttggatcaaaaagggattaatttcattcggtTTCTtgttatttaggctaaagattggctatattgaacaaagacctatgatcctttcctaattgtcggTAACCGGGGCGGGTACCCTAATTAGTGGTGCTGGAGTGGAATCAGCattatcggcctcatcagacgaggcggGCTGGGATGCAGTGGCTAGAGTAGAAGCCTCCTTAGATCCAGAGACTTTTTTGAAAACAATACTTCCTCAAAACCAGAAACATCGCTGGAGTGTGTAGAAGACCCAAAAGGCATGCCGGTCAGTATGCGCTCCTCTTCAAACTGGGAGGGAGTGACTACGTTGGGCTCCATCTTTCTGGGGGTAGCTCTGGTGGTACGTGCAGCCCGTGTAGGAGTGACACTGTCTAGGGGCATGTattcggggtcacgctcattgTGAGAGCCAATGACCAATCAGGCAGATGGGGTAAGGGACTTTGAGCGCCCTCGTGCGTACACACGATCTAGCTTTGGTGCCATAAGTGTTAGTACCTGAAAATAACAACAATTAGTACTAGTAGAAACAAACAAGTCatgcaaaaaagaaaacaaaaacgtAAAACCAAAACtgaaataatattgttgtaGTTTCTGTGCTGGACAATGGACcatttgacggtccgtcgtgagcatgacggaccgtcatcacGGTCCATCatgaaatacttgaaaaatttatttgactCTCAAAAAGAAAGTCTTTGACAATCACgaaggttgtgcaggacagaccatcgagagcatgatggtccgtcgtagagGTCCGTCGTTAGAAAAGATTTTGAGACCCTTacgaatagggtctctgacaaccatgatgGTTGtgaacgatggtccgtcgtagagTTCGTCGACAGACACTTAGAGAAAATAAACTGGAATTGGTGGGACGGGCCCCATGATGGTACGTCGAGGGCACGACGGTCGATCGATGGGATCTCATTCTGTCCTTCAGTGACAGAACTAGGGATACCTCTCTCGTCCCCTAAATTGCTAATTGAAAGAATACTTATCGACCCATAATTTCTAACCTAATTACCCATCATACTAGCAATCCTAAGGCaataattttttgagttttagcATGCCATTTTGGAGGACTATCAACCTAGGTAAGAAACAATTATCAGAAACATACACCCCCATTTGATTTAGTTAACACAACACCCCCATTCTGTTTACTATGTGAAGGGTCTTAAGGCATGTAGGATTAATGGGATGAGTTCGTAGCATGCACTAGGGGTCAAATTTCAAAGATCCAACATTCAGAATCAAGCATGGAGCATgggaaaacaaaaaagaaatgtaGATGATTTAGAGATCAGAACCGCATACCTGATATTTAGAGATGATTAAAACAAAGTAAGACACAGAACTCTGCTTATCAGCACAAGAACAGTTGACTCCGACCGGTAGATTACTTGAAGAAGCAGGGAGATTGGAAGAGGGAAGATTAGGGGAATTTTGGGAAGGGATGGGGAATCTTATGTTTTGGGGAGAGGAAGAGTGTGAGGTAGTTGAACAGGGAGTAAATGGGGGAAGTGAGGGAAAGAAACGGTGAGAATGAAGAGGTGGGAAGTTAAAAGGTCTAAAAACTTTTAGTATTTGCCGGTCGGGTTGAGTCGGGTTTACGGGTATTGATGCTCCCCGTCGACAGTCCGTCATAACTCTGATGGTCTATCATGGGGTCCATCATGGGTGCcctaatttagaaaaaatggaaaaacttACCTGGACACGACGgatgcttgcgacggtccgtcgtaggcgtgacggtctgtcgatggGTCCGTCAATGAGTTCTGCAGACCAATCTTCTGGTGATGTGCTACATGCAAATTTAACACCCGTGAAGctattctttttgtgttttctggACACTTTTTGGACACGGACCCTAAACTACGCTCTAGCCAACACttctaacaaaaaaagaaaagcaacGGAAATGCAACTATTACTAGAAAGTCATAAAAACTATAGTTGGATTAGAGGATGCacattgggttgcctcccaaccagcttgatttaacgtcgcgacaCGAcggaggacacttgattactcagacttcatcaagatggtatgcctcgatcacttcattcgttGTTTCAGCATGCCCAATATAGATTTTGATTTGTTGTTcgttcaccttaaaccgcacaccctccttgttTTACAACTCAACCACTCCGTGAGGTAATAGTTGGgtgatcaagtaagggccagtccatttggacttgaatttgcccggaaacaagcacaacctagaattgaataaaagcaccaaatctccaaccataaaatcgggtttctcaatcttttgttcatggtacttcttcatcttttctttgtagagggctgaaatttcataagattttaggcgaaattcatcaagctcattcaacccatttaacctcttttctgcagcgtcattccaatccattttcaacttcttcatttcccacatggctttatgctctaattcgatcggtaagtgacaagccttcccatatacaagtcggtatggggacatacctatgggagtcttgtatgatgtccggtaggcccaaagagtaTCATCAAatctccttgaccaatccgttctactggTGTTCAccatttttgacaaaatatgCTTAATCTCCCTATTTTACACCTCAACTTCCCACTAGTTTGATAATGATAAGGAGTgaccacattatggcgaaccccatatttctccaataattcattaaacaatttgttgcaaaagtaggatcccccatcactaataatagccCTTGGGGTGACAAATTgggaaaatatattcttttttaagaacgCGGTGAGACtttttcccttcattatttgcgAGTGCGATAGCTTCtacccattttgacacataatcaaacgctactagaatgtacttcatctcttgagaactcacaaaaggtcccatgaagtcaataccccacacatcaaataactcaatcgcAAGCATGAgatttaaagggagctcttactttcttgaaatgccaccatctctttggcatctatcacatgccttggcgaactcatgagcatcttgatggaTGGATGAccaatagtagccacattgTAAGATCTTGTGAGCGGTCAGGATACCATTATGATGTCCACCTACGGGtaaagaatggcatgcctccaaaacactcaacatctcaacatctggcacacaacgccgaataatcCCAttggcacaactcctatacaagtatggctcatcccaaaagaaatttttcacatcatacatgaacttttcttctttgatgaaaggacaagtccggtGGGATGATATCGCTAGCCAGATAATTCACAAAATCtacgaaccatggaatcaagtcttgagaGACGGCgaatacatgctcatcggggaaagtatcatcaatttaaGTTTTATCCCCCAATTCTCTCATTGCTTCATCTTCTAAACGGgacaagtgatcaacaacttgatttttggtccTTTTTCTATCAATcacctcaaagtcaaattcttgcaatagtaatacccaacgaatcaacctcgATTTTGCATACTTCTTTGCCATGAAATATGTCAAAGCAAAatgatcagtatgcactataaccctAGTtccaagcaaataggagcgaaatttctcaaaagcaaagactactgcaataagttcttgctcagtcacggtgtagttcttttgggcttcatttagggctttagtagcatagtaaatggggtgaaggattttgtcccttctttgccccaataccacaccaagagtAATCCCATTAGCAtcacacattacctcaaatgacTTGATCCAATCCGGctaaataatgataggtgcagacaccaacttttctttcaactcacCAAATTCCTTAAGACaggatttatcaaaataaaatttacactaTTTCTCAAGCAACTTGCACAAAGGATgcacaatttttgaaaaatccttgatgaaccttcggtaaaacctgcatgcccaagaaagcttctcacacctttgacagagataggtgggggaagtctctctataacCTCGaatttagctcgatcaacctctatacccttctctAAAATGCGATGACCTaatacaataccctctttcaccatgaagtgacattttccCCAATTTAGTACTAGATTGAGTCTTCACACCTCTTAAGAATCTcaaacaaatgactcaaactCCGCTCAAATGagtcaccaaccacagaaaaattatccataaacacctcaatagtgtcctccaccgTATCggaaaatatcaacatcatacatctctgaaatgtgggtgcattgcacaacccaaatgGCATTCTtttgaacgcaaaggtcccatatttacaagtaaaggtggttttctcttgatcttctggtgtaatagaaatctgattataccccgaataaccatcaagaaaatagtaccaccccTTTTCGGCAAgcctatccaacatctgatccatgaagggcataggaaaatggtctttttcagtccatgcatttaatttctggtaatccatacacaccctccaacCAGtcaccggtctcattggaacaagatcatttttctcattggggaccaAAATCATTCCCCTTTTCTTAGGTAAacactgaacagggcataccgAACTACCATCAGCGATTGGATATATCACTCCAGCATCTAACCacttaataatttccttcttcgCTACCTCTTTCATAGGTGGATTTTGACTTCTCTtatgctcaatacttggcttatgatcaggcatgagttggattttatgagaataAATAccgggagggatcccaatatATCCACAATAGTCCAcacaatagctcttttgaacctttttaacactttaaccaaactctcaacttgatgcACATTCAAATATGGTGTAATATTAACCGGCAAAGTATCATCttttcccaagaatacatacctcaaatgaggtggtagaggcttaagttctaattttggagctTCCTCAATAGACGGTTTCGCGGGTGGAGATTCGTGATGTTGCATATCTAACTCAAATTTCTTTAGTTTAAAATGAACATTGCCTTGATCAAGTGCCGCGACCAATGACTCATATTCATCAATGCCATCaccatcaaaattcatgatcactgtcGCCAATGCTTCTACACCCAGACGCTCTTCAATTTGTACCTCAGATGACTCTTCAACtctgtaggatatagcagataccgattggatctcaccactttgccttatggacctacaaatgttgaaggtcacttcttcattattcaaccggaatttcatctgcccctttttcATATCAACCAGGGCCCTACCCGTAGCAAGAAATGGTCTCCCAAGAATAATTGTCACCTCAAAATTGGCCTCACAataaagaatcacaaaatcggcCGGAAATATGAAGGattccacttttactagcacatcgtggagtatacCAATGGGCCTTTTTACCGTTCGATCGGTCATCAGTAGCTGCATCATAGTGGGATTTGGGTTacccaaacccaatttcttgtaaattgagaggggcatgatatttatgcttgccctaagatcacataatgctttcacaaaatgtaataacccgattgtacaaggaatagggAAAGCACCcggattttctttcttttgcactagagat
The DNA window shown above is from Solanum lycopersicum chromosome 11, SLM_r2.1 and carries:
- the LOC138339317 gene encoding uncharacterized protein; this encodes MLKQLSINVPLVEALEQMPGYAKFKKDLVTKKRSVTFKDDDRMQHCSAMATRSLVQKKENPGAFPIPCTIGLLHFVKALCDLRASINIMPLSIYKKLGLGNPNPTMMQLLMTDRTVKRPIGILHDVLVKVESFIFPADFVILYCEANFEVTIILGRPFLATGRALVDMKKGQMKFRLNNEEVTFNICRSIRQSGEIQSVSAISYRVEESSEVQIEERLGVEALATVIMNFDGDGIDEYESLVAALDQGNVHFKLKKFELDMQHHESPPAKPSIEEAPKLELKPLPPHLRYVFLGKDDTLPVNITPYLNVHQVESLVKVLKRFKRAIVWTIVDILGSLPPSIEHKRSQNPPMKEVAKKEIIKWLDAGVIYPIADGSSVCPVQCLPKKRGMILVPNEKNDLVPMRPVTGWRVCMDYQKLNAWTEKDHFPMPFMDQMLDRLAEKGWYYFLDGYSGYNQISITPEDQEKTTFTCKYGTFAFKRMPFGLCNAPTFQRCMMLIFSDTVEDTIEVFMDNFSVVGDSFERSLSHLFEILKRVIVHTDHFALTYFMAKKYAKSRLIRWVLTLMAPKLDRVYARGRSKSLTPSA